In one window of Planctomycetia bacterium DNA:
- a CDS encoding aspartyl/asparaginyl beta-hydroxylase domain-containing protein, whose amino-acid sequence MLERRWEEILREYGGIRDALVPWHERKLYEQGWQVFAIFNFPLGEAVDDHAERCPVTAEIVREHIPRHGAAGFSVLAPGTRIHPHQGYQGEFLRCHLGLVVPDGDCALKIESEARPWRAGKVMIFDDRYQHEAWNLTDKERIVLLIDFVP is encoded by the coding sequence GTGTTGGAGCGGCGTTGGGAGGAGATTCTGCGGGAGTATGGAGGCATTCGCGACGCCCTGGTTCCTTGGCATGAGCGCAAGCTGTACGAGCAAGGTTGGCAGGTGTTTGCGATCTTTAATTTTCCGCTGGGCGAAGCGGTCGACGATCATGCGGAGCGCTGCCCGGTCACCGCGGAGATCGTGCGCGAGCACATTCCGCGTCACGGCGCGGCGGGCTTTTCAGTCCTGGCGCCGGGGACGCGGATTCATCCACATCAAGGATATCAAGGCGAGTTCCTCCGCTGCCACTTGGGACTCGTTGTGCCGGACGGTGATTGCGCCTTGAAGATCGAATCCGAAGCGCGGCCCTGGCGTGCAGGAAAAGTGATGATCTTCGACGACCGCTACCAGCACGAAGCCTGGAACCTGACGGACAAGGAACGGATCGTCTTGCTGATCGACTTTGTGCCGTAG